The Alosa alosa isolate M-15738 ecotype Scorff River chromosome 9, AALO_Geno_1.1, whole genome shotgun sequence genome includes a region encoding these proteins:
- the hyi gene encoding putative hydroxypyruvate isomerase has product MAALKFCANISWLFTELPEFTQRLQAAASAGFRAVEAAWLYDCDIAKLVEAKKQTGLEVVLLNTPPGDMKGGDLGLGAVPGREQEFRKGLELAVQFAKALDCKRIHLMAGRVPVGADRSTVTMEMETTFVQNLKHAADVLSKEGILGLIEPINTRITDPLYFLNSPHQAADILQKVGHSSIKLQMDVYHWQIMDGNLTQNIRKYFPLIGHVQIAQVPGRHEPDSAGELNFPYLFSLLEELGYQGYVGCEYKPAGSTVDGLKWVQDYWSCHK; this is encoded by the exons ATGGCCGCGTTAAAATTCTGCGCAAATATCTCCTGGTTGTTTACGGAGTTGCCAGAATTTACTCAAAGGTTGCAGGCGGCTGCGTCCGCTGGCTTTCGTGCTGTTGAAGCTGCTTGGTTGTATGACTGCGACATTGCAAAGCTTGTTGAGGCAAAGAAACAAACAGGTCTTGAGGTTGTGCTGCTGAATACTCCTCCGG GGGACATGAAGGGTGGTGACCTTGGTCTGGGGGCCGTGCCAGGCAGAGAGCAGGAGTTCAGAAAGGGCCTGGAGCTGGCTGTGCAGTTTGCCAAAGCACTGGACTGCAAGAG GATTCACTTGATGGCAGGGAGGGTACCTGTGGGGGCGGACCGCTCGACTGTTACCATGGAGATGGAGACCACCTTTGTCCAGAACCTGAAACACGCTGCAGATGTCCTCTCAAAG GAAGGAATTCTGGGCCTGATTGAGCCTATCAACACCAGGATAACCGACCCACTGTATTTTCTAAACTCTCCACATCAGG cgGCTGATATTCTGCAAAAAGTCGGCCACTCCAGCATTAAACTGCAGATG GATGTCTACCACTGGCAAATAATGGATGGAAACTTGACACAGAACATCCGGAAGTATTTCCCCCTCAtag GTCACGTCCAGATCGCCCAGGTGCCGGGTCGGCATGAGCCAGACAGTGCCGGAGAGCTGAACTTCCCCTACCTCTTCAGCCTGCTGGAGGAGCTGGGCTACCAGGGATACGTCGGCTGTGAATACAAACCAGCGG gctCCACGGTGGATGGTTTGAAGTGGGTTCAGGATTACTGGAGTTGTCACAAGTGA